The following coding sequences lie in one Methanobrevibacter millerae genomic window:
- the trpC gene encoding indole-3-glycerol phosphate synthase TrpC: MLDEIVEKTKERIETEKSIITLDDLKREISLMEINDDFPFKKALQGDDISIIAEVKKASPSKGIIAEDFDYVQIAKDYEEAGASAISVLTEPYFFKGDDDYLREIAKSVSIPILRKDFVIDEYMIYQAKYLGASAVLLIVAILDIVDLRKYLDLAHSLGLSAIVEVHDSTEIMKALAVGAEIIGVNNRDLTDFSVDIENSIGLRRCVGEDVVFISESGIKTKEDVARLKENNVDAVLIGETLMKSDDKKAMILELKNG; this comes from the coding sequence ATGTTGGATGAAATAGTAGAAAAGACAAAGGAAAGAATCGAAACGGAAAAGTCAATCATTACCCTTGATGATTTGAAAAGGGAAATTTCCTTGATGGAAATCAATGATGACTTTCCCTTTAAAAAGGCTCTTCAGGGCGATGACATCTCCATTATAGCTGAAGTAAAAAAGGCTTCACCTTCAAAGGGCATTATTGCAGAGGACTTTGACTACGTGCAGATTGCAAAGGACTATGAAGAGGCCGGAGCTTCCGCAATATCAGTGCTGACAGAACCGTACTTCTTTAAGGGTGATGACGATTATTTAAGGGAAATCGCCAAAAGCGTTTCCATTCCAATTTTAAGGAAGGATTTCGTCATTGACGAATACATGATCTATCAGGCAAAGTATCTGGGAGCATCAGCGGTCTTATTAATTGTAGCTATTCTTGATATCGTAGATTTAAGAAAATATCTTGATTTGGCACACTCCTTGGGCCTATCCGCAATCGTTGAGGTTCACGACAGCACGGAAATCATGAAGGCATTGGCTGTAGGGGCAGAAATCATAGGTGTCAACAACCGTGACCTGACCGATTTCAGCGTAGACATTGAAAACAGTATAGGTCTACGTAGATGTGTCGGTGAAGATGTTGTATTTATTTCTGAAAGCGGCATTAAAACAAAGGAAGATGTCGCCAGATTAAAAGAAAATAATGTCGATGCAGTTTTAATAGGCGAAACTTTAATGAAAAGTGATGATAAAAAGGCTATGATTTTGGAGTTGAAAAATGGCTGA
- the trpB gene encoding tryptophan synthase subunit beta, protein MAEIKICGLKRLEDIGLANKYKPDYVGFVFAESPRKVDYQLALEMKAELDDSIKSVGVFVDADINEILKLYDDGIIDIAQLHGSESEEYIKELKEKSNDQLEIINAIEMSDETDLSRFDDSAADYLLFDSGKGSGKTFDWRLINKNLKKEFFLAGGLNADNIAQAINEFNPYAVDLSSGVESNGYKDESKIRKVMEEVNLTNGRYGEYGGQYISETLMNELIYLEEQFNHYMNDPEFIEELNTLLREYAGRPSLLYYAKRMTEDLGGAKIYLKREDLNHTGAHKINNVLGQVLLAKKMGKTRVIAETGAGQHGVATATAAALLDMECEVFMGEVDTKRQALNVYRMELLGAKVHSVKSGTQTLKDAVNDAFRDWIANVGDTNYVIGSTMGPHPFPQIVRDFQAVISAEAREQILEKEGKLPTAVLACVGGGSNAMGAFYNFIDDEEVKLIGCEAGGKGVDTPYNAAALTNGKIGIFHGMKSIFNQGNYGQIAPVYSISAGLDYPGVGPEHAYLRDIGRAEYVPINDEEAVEAFEYLSRMEGIIPAIESSHAVAHAMKIAPEMDKDDIIIVCLSGRGDKDVKSIAEYRGVELNE, encoded by the coding sequence ATGGCTGAAATCAAAATCTGCGGACTCAAACGATTGGAGGATATCGGACTTGCAAATAAATATAAACCGGATTATGTCGGTTTTGTATTTGCCGAAAGTCCAAGGAAGGTCGATTATCAGCTGGCTTTAGAAATGAAGGCAGAACTGGATGATTCGATAAAATCCGTCGGAGTCTTTGTGGATGCAGACATAAATGAAATCCTGAAATTATATGATGATGGGATAATAGACATCGCTCAGCTTCACGGAAGCGAAAGCGAAGAATACATTAAAGAATTGAAAGAGAAATCCAACGATCAACTTGAAATAATTAATGCAATTGAAATGTCAGATGAAACTGATTTAAGCCGGTTCGACGATTCTGCTGCAGATTATCTGCTTTTTGACAGCGGAAAAGGCAGCGGAAAGACCTTTGACTGGCGTTTGATAAATAAGAATTTAAAAAAGGAATTCTTTCTGGCCGGCGGGCTTAATGCAGACAATATTGCCCAGGCCATTAATGAGTTCAATCCATATGCCGTTGATTTAAGCAGCGGCGTGGAAAGTAACGGTTATAAGGATGAATCAAAAATAAGGAAAGTCATGGAGGAAGTTAATTTGACTAATGGAAGATATGGAGAATACGGGGGTCAGTATATTTCGGAAACGCTGATGAACGAGCTTATTTATCTGGAAGAGCAGTTCAACCACTATATGAACGACCCCGAATTTATTGAGGAATTGAATACGTTATTAAGGGAATATGCCGGAAGGCCTTCATTGCTTTACTATGCAAAAAGGATGACCGAAGACCTCGGAGGAGCAAAGATTTACCTCAAGAGGGAGGATTTGAACCATACCGGAGCCCATAAGATAAATAATGTTTTAGGACAGGTTTTACTTGCCAAAAAGATGGGAAAAACCAGAGTAATTGCCGAAACCGGTGCGGGACAGCACGGTGTTGCAACCGCAACTGCTGCGGCTCTTTTGGATATGGAATGTGAAGTCTTCATGGGCGAAGTAGATACCAAAAGGCAGGCCCTTAACGTTTACCGCATGGAGTTATTGGGTGCAAAGGTCCATTCTGTAAAATCAGGAACCCAGACACTTAAGGATGCCGTTAATGACGCATTCAGGGATTGGATAGCAAATGTCGGCGATACCAATTACGTAATAGGCTCAACGATGGGTCCGCATCCGTTCCCGCAAATCGTACGTGATTTCCAGGCCGTAATAAGTGCCGAAGCAAGAGAGCAAATCCTTGAAAAGGAAGGAAAGCTACCGACAGCCGTTTTAGCATGCGTCGGCGGAGGAAGCAATGCAATGGGAGCCTTTTATAATTTCATTGACGATGAAGAGGTTAAGCTTATAGGATGTGAAGCAGGCGGAAAGGGAGTTGACACTCCGTACAATGCCGCTGCATTAACCAACGGAAAAATAGGAATATTTCACGGAATGAAATCAATATTCAACCAGGGAAACTACGGACAGATTGCTCCGGTCTATTCAATTTCAGCGGGACTGGATTATCCGGGCGTCGGACCTGAACATGCATATCTAAGGGACATCGGACGTGCCGAATACGTTCCAATTAATGATGAGGAAGCGGTAGAGGCATTTGAATACTTATCAAGGATGGAAGGAATCATTCCGGCCATTGAAAGCTCTCATGCCGTAGCCCACGCAATGAAAATAGCGCCTGAAATGGATAAGGATGATATAATTATAGTTTGCCTTTCCGGAAGAGGGGACAAGGACGTCAAGTCAATAGCAGAGTACAGGGGGGTTGAATTAAATGAGTAG